A genome region from Carassius carassius chromosome 23, fCarCar2.1, whole genome shotgun sequence includes the following:
- the LOC132101811 gene encoding peroxisomal membrane protein 11A-like, with protein sequence METYIIFTNQSQGRDRIFRATQYACALAKYLQRNEAKRKELVKKLQFLESNMSSGRKRKNSNSAKHKIYATAKTSKLGIYQTNAGVVGFCGLVSSLLGILSVLRPSLKIKP encoded by the exons ATGGAAACTTATATCATCTTCACTAACCAAAGTCAAGGAAGGGATCGAATATTCAG AGCAACCCAATATGCATGTGCTTTGGCGAAATACCTTCAGAGAAATGAAGCGAAGAGAAAAGAGCTGGTGAAAAAGCTGCAATTTCTGGAGTCTAATATGAGTTCTGGGCGGAAGCGTAAGAATT CAAactctgcaaaacacaaaatctaTGCCACTGCCAAAACTTCTAAACTGGGCATTTACCAAACAAATGCAGGGGTGGTGGGCTTCTGTGGCCTCGTTTCTTCTCTTTTAGGTATATTGTCAGTTTTGAGGCCCAGCCTCAAAATCAAGCCATGA